ATCGACGTTGACTTTGATGTCCTCTTTTTTGACACCCGGCACATCGACTTCTATTACGTATGCATTTTCATCTTCGCGTGTGTTGACACTCGGAAGAAATGCGCTTACAGCCTCTTTTTCACCTTTTGCCGGGACTTCAACCGCTCCAAGCAGTCGTTTTTCCAGTTCCCGGATTTCAGCGAAAGGATCAAATCGTGTTACCAGCATGATAACCTCCTTTTCAATGATTTTGCATAATTATATCAAGTTGATACTGTTTTTGTCAAGTTTTTTGCATTTTTATTGTTAAATATTTGCTTATGCTTGTATAAACTATGCGGCAGCCAAGGGAAACTGCGGGCCATTTTGATACAATGCTTCAAAAAAGGATGGCGATGACTGTTTTCATTACCGGAACCAATTCGGGTATCGGCAAGGCGCTCGCCGAAGAGTATCTAGCAGGCGGTGTTGCGGTTTACGGTGTCGGGAGGAGGAGCAAAGCGACGATTCGGCACGAAAATTTTCATTATCTTTCTCTCGATCTGCGGGCGACCGAGAGTATATCTGCCCATTTGCGGTTGTTTCTAAACCGGTTGGATGCGCTGCATCTGGTCATCCTCAACGCGGGTGTCCTCGGTGAGATCAAAGAGATGCGGCACACTTCTCTCTACGAACTCGAATCGGTCATGCTCACCAACGTCTGGGCGAACAAAGTCATTCTCGATACATTGATCACGATGAATCTTTCCGTCAGGCAGATTGTGGGCATCTCATCCGGCGCTGCCGTCAACGCGAGCAAAGGATGGGGAAGCTATTCGCTTTCGAAATCGGCCCTCAACACGCTGTTAAAGCTCTACAGCCGGGAAATGGAGTCGACCCATATTACCGCACTCGCACCCGGTGTCGTGGATACACCGATGGTCAGACATATCACGGAAAAGGTCGACGAAACCAAATACCCCTCCGCGAAACGCTTGAAGAATGGGCCCATCATGACACCGAAAGAGGCAGCGCAGCGGCTGATTGAGGCGTTCGAAAAAGTCAAAAAATATGAAAGCGGCAGTTTTCTGGATGTTCGGACGATGGAGTAGTTGAATGACATGGTATGAATGGGGGAGAAAAGACTCCTCCCCAGATCCCTGCGGCACCCGGCGAGACAGGGTGGGCTGCTACGTTCCCGTCCTGACCCGTTGTCCTGCCAAGCCGTTGCACAGGTCTGAAGAGGAGCGCTCAAACCGCCCTGGCGGACTGAACGCTCGTCTACAGTATGGCAGAGGGGAAGGGATTCGAACCCTCGGTAGGCGTAAACCTACACACGCGTTCCAGGCGTGCTCCTTCGACCACTCGGACACCCCTCTAGCGAGAATCGGGTTGTGAGCAGTGAGCTTTTTGGATGCTTTACTCGATACTCACGACTCAACACTCGTAACTTATCTCTGTGGCCGGGGGACAGGGATTCGAACCCTGGGAGGTGTGACCCTCA
This genomic interval from Hydrogenimonas urashimensis contains the following:
- a CDS encoding SDR family NAD(P)-dependent oxidoreductase, with product MTVFITGTNSGIGKALAEEYLAGGVAVYGVGRRSKATIRHENFHYLSLDLRATESISAHLRLFLNRLDALHLVILNAGVLGEIKEMRHTSLYELESVMLTNVWANKVILDTLITMNLSVRQIVGISSGAAVNASKGWGSYSLSKSALNTLLKLYSREMESTHITALAPGVVDTPMVRHITEKVDETKYPSAKRLKNGPIMTPKEAAQRLIEAFEKVKKYESGSFLDVRTME